GTACGGGGCCTCCGAGGGCCTGCGGACCGTGCTCATCGAGGGCACCACGACGGGCGGGCAGGCCAGCCGCAGCTCCCGCATCGAGAACTACCTGGGCTTCCCCACCGGTATCTCGGGTGCCGAGTTGGCGACGTCGGCGCGGCGGCAGGCCGAACGCTTCGGCGCGGAGGTCATCACGACGCGTGAGGCGGTCAAGCTCGACGTCGCCGGTTCGGCCCGCACCATCACCTTCGCCGACGGCGACACCATCGGTGCCCGCGCGGTCATCCTCGCCACCGGCGTCGACTATCGGCAGCTGCCGGTGCCCGGCTGTTGGGACGACCCCGACAATCCGGTCAACTACATCGGCCGCGGCGTCTACTACGGCGCCTCGGTGTCCGACGCGGGCGAGTGCCGCGACGAGGACGTCTACATCGTCGGCGGCGCGAACTCGGCGGGTCAGGCCGCGATGTTCATGTCGAGGGCCGCGCGGAGTGTGACGCTGCTGGTGCGCGGCCCGTCGCTGGAAGCGTCGATGTCGTACTACCTGATCCAGCAGATCGAACAGACCCCCAACATCCACGTCCGCACGTGCACCGAGGTGGTGAAGGCCATCGGTGAGGACGATCACCTGGTGGGCCTCGTGCTGGAGAACAAACGCACGGGTGAACTCGAGGAGGTCCGCTCGTCGCGGCTGTGCTGCTTCATCGGCGCGACCCCGCGCACCGAATGGCTCGACGGGGTCGTCGCGCGCGACGAGCGCGGTTTCATCCTGGCCGGACCCGATCTGCGCGACGTGGTCGGCTGGACCCTGGAACGTCCGCCGCACCACTTGGAAACAAGTGTGCCGGGTGTGTTTGTTGCAGGAGATGTACGTGCGGAGTCCGCCAAACGAGTGGCGGCCGCGGTCGGCGAAGGGTCGATGGCGGTGATGTTCGTGCACCGCTACCTGGCCGAGTCGTGAGGAGCCGAAAATGAGCGAGCTGTGTGTACGGGACGAGCTGCGGACCTTGTTCCTGTTCGAGCATCTGACCGACGACCAGCTCGACACGCTGTGCGAGGCAGGCCGCATCGAGACGTTCCCCGCCGGGCCGGTCTGCACCGAAGGCGATCCGGCGACCTGCTTCTACGTGCTGATCGACGGTGAGCTGGTGATGTCGAAGCGCTCCGGCGGCGTGGACATCCAGACCAACCGCACGTCTCAGCGCGGCGTGTACTTCGGCGCCTGGTCGGCCTACGTCCCCGGCGAGGAACACATCTACGAGGCGTCGGTGCGGCTGACGCAGCCGTCGCGCATCTTCGTGCTCGACGCCGACACGTTCGCGGGGTTCATGCAGTCACAGTTCCCGATGGCCGTGCACCTGCTGGAAGGGCACAAGGTCGGCGGCAGGCGGCAGAGCCAGATCATCGGCCAGCGCGAGAAGCTCCTGGCGCTGGGCACCATCACGGCGGGCCTGACGCATCAGCTGAACAATCCCGCGGCCGCGACCGCCCGTGCCGTGGCCGACCTCCGCGAGGGCGTCGGCAAGATGCGCCACAAGCTGGCGATGCTCGCCGACGGCAAGTTCAGCGCCGAGACGCTGCGGGTGCTCGTGACGATCCAGGACGAGGTCGCCGAGCAGGTGGCCAAGAACAAGAGCGTCGAGCTCACCGCGCTGGAAGCCTCCGACCGCGAGGACCAGATCGGCGACTGGCTCGAGGACCACAACATCCCGAACGCGTGGGACTACGCGCCGACGTTCGTCGAGGCCGGCCTCGACATCGACTGGCTGGAACGCATCTCGGCGTCGGTGGATGACGTCCACGACGGTTCGTGCGGTTCGAAGATGTTGCAGTCCGCGCTGGGCTGGCTGAAATACACAATCGACACCGAGCTGCGGATGAACGAGATCGGCGAGGCCAGCAAGCGGATCTCGGCGCTGCTCGCGGGCGCCAAGCAGTACTCGCAGATGGACCGCGGCGCCTATCAGAGCGCCGACGTGCACGAGCTGCTGCGCAGCACGCTGATGATGTTCGGCGGCAAGATCGGCAAGGACAAGCCCATCACCCTGGTCAAGGACATGGACAAGTCGTTGCCCGAATTGCAGTGCTACCCAGGTGATCTCAACCAGGTGTGGACCAACATCATCGACAATGCGATCCAGGCCATGGACGGGTACGGCACCTTGACCATCCGCACCGCACGCGAGAACGACGAGATGATCCGCGTGGAGATCTGCGACGACGGCCCTGGCATCCCCGAGGACATCATCAACCGGATCTTCACGCCGTTCTTCACCACCAAACCGTTCGGCGAGGGCACCGGCCTCGGACTGGACCTGGCGTGGCGCATCGTGGTCGAGAAACACAACGGGGATCTGCGGGTGTTCTCCGAGCCCGGTAACACCCGCTTCGTGGTGCTGCTGCCGCTGCAGGCGCCCCCGCCGGACGGCGAATCCTCGAACTGACCGGCGTCTGCGCCGGTCTGGGGGGTACTGCGCACCGAAATTGCAGTGAGGGACAAGACCCGCGCGGAATCTGTCCCTGAGTGCAATCTCGGCACCTTCTGGATGCCGGAATACCGTGCGAGCCCGGCCGGGTTGACGCAGACATGACTGCGCACACATCTGGAGATGCCAAGCCCGATCTGGGCAGGTTCGGTTCGTTCGGCCGCGGGGTGACACCCGCGCAGGCCAAGGAGATCGAGACGCTCGGCTACGGCGCCGTCTGGGTGGGTGGCTCGCCGCCCGCCGAATTGGAGTGGGTCGAGCCGATTCTCGAGGCCACGACGACGCTGCAGGTGGCCACCGGCATCGTCAACATCTGGACCGCAGCGCCGGGCCCGGTCGCCGAGTCCTTCCACCGCATCGACTCCGCCTATCCGGGACGCTTCCTGCTCGGGATCGGTGTGGGTCACCGCGAGGCGCACGTCGAATACCGCAAGCCGATGGAGGCGCTCACGGACTATCTCGACAAGCTCGATTCCTACGGCGTGCCCAAAGCGCGCCGGGTGGTCGCCGCCCTCGGCCCCAAGGTGCTGCAGCTGTCCGCCGAACGCTCGGCCGGGGCGCATCCCTACCTGACCACCCCCGAACACACCGCAGGTGCGCGCGAGATCCTTGGCGCCGACGCGTTCCTGGCACCCGAGCACAAGGTGGTGCTGACCACCGACGCCGACGAGGCCCGCGCCGCAGGCCGCGACGCACTGGGCATCTATCTCGGACTGACCAACTACCTCAACAACTTCAAGCGTCTCGGGTTCACCGACGCCGAACTCGCCAAGCCGGGCGCCGACCGGTTCATCGACGCCGTCGTGGCGTATGGGACGGTTGATGCGATCGCCGCACGTCTCAAGGAGCATCTCGCCGCCGGCGCCGACCACGTACCCGTGCAGGTGTTGACCACACCGGACAAACTGGTTCCGGCACTGGCCGAACTCGCCGGGCCGCTCGGCCTGGCGTGAGGATCAGAACAGTTAGGACTTCACGCATGACTGACGCACTCACGCTCAAGCCGAACCTCGGTCAGTACGGGATCTGGACGGTCACGCCGGTGACCCCGGAGCAGGCCGGGCAGATCGAGAAGCTCGGCTACGGCGCGGTGTGGATCGGAGGCTCACCTGCCGCCGATCTTTCCTACGTCGAGCCGATCCTCGAGGCCACCGAGAACCTGCAGGTCGCCACGGGCATCATCAACATCTGGGCCTCCGACGCCAACACGGTCGCCGAGTCCTTCCACCGCGTCGAGGCGGCGTATCCGGGCCGGTTCCTGCTCGGTATCGGTGTCGGTCACCCCGAGCGCACCGGCGAGTACCGAAAGCCCTACGACGCGTTGGTCGAGTACCTCGACGTGCTCGACGCCGCGAAGGTCCCGACCAGCCGGCGCGTGCTGGCCGCGCTGGGCGACAAGGTGCTCAAGCTGTCCGCACGGCGCAGCGCGGGCGCGCACCCGTACCTCACCACGCCGGAGCACACCGAGCATGCCCGCGCGGTCCTCGGCGAGGCGGTGTTCCTGGCGCCCGAACACAAGGTCGTGCTCGACACCGACGCGGCAGCGGCCCGGGCCATCGGCCGCGAGAAGGTCGAGTTCTACCTCGACCTGACCAACTACCTGAACAACTGGCGCAGGCTCGGGTTCACCGACGCCGACCTCAAGAAGCCCGGCAGCGACAAGCTCATCGACGCGGTCGTCGCGCACGGCAGCGCGGGGGCGATCGCCGCGCGTCTGCGCCAGCACATCGCCGCAGGTGCCGACCACGTGACGATTCAGGTGTTGGGCGAACCGGACAACTTGATCCCGACGCTCACCGAGCTCGCGGGGCCGCTCGGACTCAAGGACTGAGCACCGCGACCGCTAGGGTTGTCCCATGCGGCTATTGGTCACCGGCGGCGCCGGCTTCATCGGCGCCAACTTCGTGCATCTCGCCCTGCGCGAGGCGCGTACCAGCTCGATCACGGTGCTCGACGCGCTGACCTATGCGGGCAGTCGCGAATCGCTGGCACCGGTGGACGATCAGATCCGGCTGGTGCAGGGCGACATCACCGACGCCAAACTCGTCGGTGACCTGGTCGCCGAGTCGGACGCGGTGGTGCACTTCGCCGCCGAGACGCATGTGGACAACGCCCTGGCCGATCCGGAGCCCTTCCTGCGCTCCAACGTCGTCGGCACCTTCACCATCCTCGAGGCGGTGCGCAGGCACAACGTGCGGCTGCACCACGTGTCGACCGACGAGGTGTACGGCGATCTGGAACTCGACAATACGGCGCGGTTCGACGAGACCACGCCGTACAACCCGTCGAGCCCGTATTCGTCGACCAAGGCCGCCTCGGACCTGCTGGTGCGCGCGTGGGTGCGGTCGTACGGGGTGCGGGCCACGATCTCCAACTGCTCCAACAACTACGGGCCCTATCAGCACGTGGAGAAGTTCATCCCGCGCCAGATCACCAATGTGCTGACCGGGCGCAGGCCCAAGCTCTACGGCACCGGCGCCAATGTGCGCGACTGGATCCACGTCGCCGACCACAACGACGCGGTGTGGCGGATCCTCACCGAGGGCATGATCGGCCGCACGTATTTGATCGGCGCCGAGTGCGAGCGCAACAACCTGACCGTGATGCGCACGATCCTCAAGCTGATGGGCCGCGACCCCGACGACTTCGACCACGTCACCGACCGCGCCGGCCACGATCTGCGGTACGCGATCGATCCGACAACGCTGCACGACGAACTCGGCTGGGCGCCCAAGCACACCGATTTCGAGGCCGGGCTCACCGACACCATCGAGTGGTACCGTGCCAACGAATCCTGGTGGCGGCCTTTGAAAGACGCCGTGGAAGCCAAGTACGAGGAGCATGGCCAGTGACGGCGCGCGAACTGAAGATCGCCGGAGCGTGGGAGATCACGCCGGTGCTGCGCACCGATTCCCGCGGGCTGTTCTGGGAGTGGTTCACCGAGGCGGGCTTCGCCGAGTTCGCCGGGCACCAGTTCGACATCCGGCAGGCCAACTGCTCGGTGTCGGCCGCCGGTGTGCTTCGCGGCGTGCACTTCGCCGAGGTGCCGCCGAGCCAGGCCAAGTACGTGACGTGTGTGCGCGGTGCGGTGTACGACGTCGTGATCGACATCCGGGTCGGCTCACCGACGTTCGGACAGTGGGATGCGGTGCTGCTCGACGAGAGGGACCGGCGCTCGATCTACATCGCCGAGGGTCTGGGTCACGCATTCCTTGCGCTGGAAGACGATTCGACCGTGATGTACCTGTGCTCGGCGCCGTACGCGCCGCAGCGCGAGCACACCGTGCGCCCCACCGACCTCGGTATCGAGTGGCCCGAGGTGCCCGAGTTGATCCTGTCCGACCGTGACGCGCAGGCCCCGTCGCTCGCCGAGGCACAGGCCGCGGGTCTGTTGCCGACGTGGGAGGACAGCCAGGCCTTCGTCGAATCGCTGCGCCGGAACCTGGTGCGCTAGCCGGTTTTCCGGCCCGACCCGACCGTGCCGCCCCAGGTGTTCCAGTGCAGGAACTCGCGGTGGTCGGCGCGCGGGCCCGGTCGGAACCCGGTGCCGCGGGTGAAGGCGATCGGGGTCAGCGCGGCCTGCACCACATGGTCGGCGTCGATGCCGAGCAGCTCGGCCATCTCGGCCTCGTAGCTGAGATGGCATGTGGTCCAGGCGGTTCCGAGTCCGCGTTCGCGGGCTGCCAGCATGAAGCTCCATACCGCGGGCAACACCGACCCCCACGCGCCGGCCTGTCCGCGCACCGTCGTCAACTCGCGTCGTGAGGCCACCCGCACGCACGGGATCATCAGCATCGGGGCCTGGTGCAGGTGCGCGGCCAGATGATCGAGGCCTGCGGCGATACGTTGCCACTGTTCGTGCGACGTCATGCGGCTGACCTCGTGCCTGCCACCGGTGCCGGGCACGCCGGCGAACAGGCCGCGCCGCCAGACCTCGGCGACCTGTGCGCGCAGGCGGGGATCGTCGACCACCACGAAGTCCCAGCGCTGACGGTTGCGTCCGCTCGGCGCCTGGGTGGCGATGCGGACGCACTCGGTGACCAGTTCGCGCGGCACGGGCCGTGAGTAGTCGAGCCGTTTGCGCACCGCACGGGTCGTCGTCAGCACCTCGTCGGCGGTCAGTCCGAGTTGATGTTCCATTGTCGTTCCCCTTCCCGCGCCAATTCTAGACTGATCAGTCTAGAATTTGCATCATGGCCCGTCACAAGGAGTTCGATCCGGATGCCGCACTGGACACCGCGATGCGGGTGTTCTGGCGCAACGGCTACGCGCACACGTCGACCGAGGACCTGGTGACCGAACTGGGGATCGCCCGGGCCAGCCTCTACGGCACCTACGGTTCGAAGCGGGGCCTGTACCTGGCCGCGCTGGACCGCTATCTCACCGGCGGTGGCGACCCGGCGCAGATCGTCGCGTCGGCCGCATCGGGTCTCGAGGCCGTGCGGGCCCTACTGGAATCGGCTGCGCGACAACCCGATCAGGGCCTGCCGCCGGGCTGCTTCTCGGTCAACGCGACCGTCGAGCACGGTGACGGCGACCCCGAGATCGCCGCGCGACTGGAGCGCAACCGCGAACGCATGGAGACGGTGTTCCGCGATGCGCTGCTGCGGACCCGCGCCGAGGGCGAGCTCGACGTGCGTGTCGACGTCGACCAGACGGCCGCGCTGCTGGCGACGGTGCTCAACGGCCTGCAGGTGCTGTCGCGCGCGGGTGCGGGTCAGCGCGAGCGCATCGCCCGCACGGTCGAGGCCGCCCTGGCGAGCCTGCGGGCCCGTTAGCCAATCAGGCCCGCGCGGGCCGCGCCGCGCCGACCAGCAGGCCCACGAACGGCACCGCGGCCAGGATCGTGCTCACCGTGGCGCTACCACCGGTCACCAGGGTGAAGTTGGTGAGCACGAGCAGCAGCGCCCCCACCAGGCCCAGGCACGCGAGCACCGGCGCGATGCGGGTCTGCCACATCCGTCCGCTTGCGAGATCGCGACGCCGCGCGAAGAACACGAGCACGGCCACCGAGGTCGTGAGCATCAGCAGCACCATGCCGACGGTCGCCACGCCCGCCATCGACCCGAACACGCCCACCAGGGGGTCGATACCCAGCGCAGCGAGGATCGCGACGATCACCGCGGCCGTGGCGGTCTGCACCAGCGACGACACCGACGGCGACCCGTGGCGCGGATGCACGGTCGCCAACGGCGTGGGCAGCAGACCTTTGCGGGCCA
This region of Mycolicibacterium goodii genomic DNA includes:
- a CDS encoding dTDP-4-dehydrorhamnose 3,5-epimerase family protein, producing the protein MTARELKIAGAWEITPVLRTDSRGLFWEWFTEAGFAEFAGHQFDIRQANCSVSAAGVLRGVHFAEVPPSQAKYVTCVRGAVYDVVIDIRVGSPTFGQWDAVLLDERDRRSIYIAEGLGHAFLALEDDSTVMYLCSAPYAPQREHTVRPTDLGIEWPEVPELILSDRDAQAPSLAEAQAAGLLPTWEDSQAFVESLRRNLVR
- the rfbB gene encoding dTDP-glucose 4,6-dehydratase — protein: MRLLVTGGAGFIGANFVHLALREARTSSITVLDALTYAGSRESLAPVDDQIRLVQGDITDAKLVGDLVAESDAVVHFAAETHVDNALADPEPFLRSNVVGTFTILEAVRRHNVRLHHVSTDEVYGDLELDNTARFDETTPYNPSSPYSSTKAASDLLVRAWVRSYGVRATISNCSNNYGPYQHVEKFIPRQITNVLTGRRPKLYGTGANVRDWIHVADHNDAVWRILTEGMIGRTYLIGAECERNNLTVMRTILKLMGRDPDDFDHVTDRAGHDLRYAIDPTTLHDELGWAPKHTDFEAGLTDTIEWYRANESWWRPLKDAVEAKYEEHGQ
- a CDS encoding LLM class F420-dependent oxidoreductase, with amino-acid sequence MTAHTSGDAKPDLGRFGSFGRGVTPAQAKEIETLGYGAVWVGGSPPAELEWVEPILEATTTLQVATGIVNIWTAAPGPVAESFHRIDSAYPGRFLLGIGVGHREAHVEYRKPMEALTDYLDKLDSYGVPKARRVVAALGPKVLQLSAERSAGAHPYLTTPEHTAGAREILGADAFLAPEHKVVLTTDADEARAAGRDALGIYLGLTNYLNNFKRLGFTDAELAKPGADRFIDAVVAYGTVDAIAARLKEHLAAGADHVPVQVLTTPDKLVPALAELAGPLGLA
- a CDS encoding TetR/AcrR family transcriptional regulator; amino-acid sequence: MARHKEFDPDAALDTAMRVFWRNGYAHTSTEDLVTELGIARASLYGTYGSKRGLYLAALDRYLTGGGDPAQIVASAASGLEAVRALLESAARQPDQGLPPGCFSVNATVEHGDGDPEIAARLERNRERMETVFRDALLRTRAEGELDVRVDVDQTAALLATVLNGLQVLSRAGAGQRERIARTVEAALASLRAR
- a CDS encoding FAD-dependent oxidoreductase, with protein sequence MTGPAPQPRKPVILTVDDDPAVSRAVARDLRRHYGERYRIVRAESGLDALETLHELKLRGDTVAVFVADYRMPQMSGIEFLESAMDLYPMARRVLLTAYADTNAAIAAINVVDLDHYLLKPWDPPEEKLYPVIDGLLEAWHAAGDRAIPYTKVIGHQWSPRSWEVRQFLARNQHTYRAFTADEPKGRQLLEAAGLDGRQLPVVITEGGTTLVEPTDAELADMLGLSTSPSLTMYDLAVIGGGPAGLAAAVYGASEGLRTVLIEGTTTGGQASRSSRIENYLGFPTGISGAELATSARRQAERFGAEVITTREAVKLDVAGSARTITFADGDTIGARAVILATGVDYRQLPVPGCWDDPDNPVNYIGRGVYYGASVSDAGECRDEDVYIVGGANSAGQAAMFMSRAARSVTLLVRGPSLEASMSYYLIQQIEQTPNIHVRTCTEVVKAIGEDDHLVGLVLENKRTGELEEVRSSRLCCFIGATPRTEWLDGVVARDERGFILAGPDLRDVVGWTLERPPHHLETSVPGVFVAGDVRAESAKRVAAAVGEGSMAVMFVHRYLAES
- a CDS encoding ATP-binding protein; this encodes MSELCVRDELRTLFLFEHLTDDQLDTLCEAGRIETFPAGPVCTEGDPATCFYVLIDGELVMSKRSGGVDIQTNRTSQRGVYFGAWSAYVPGEEHIYEASVRLTQPSRIFVLDADTFAGFMQSQFPMAVHLLEGHKVGGRRQSQIIGQREKLLALGTITAGLTHQLNNPAAATARAVADLREGVGKMRHKLAMLADGKFSAETLRVLVTIQDEVAEQVAKNKSVELTALEASDREDQIGDWLEDHNIPNAWDYAPTFVEAGLDIDWLERISASVDDVHDGSCGSKMLQSALGWLKYTIDTELRMNEIGEASKRISALLAGAKQYSQMDRGAYQSADVHELLRSTLMMFGGKIGKDKPITLVKDMDKSLPELQCYPGDLNQVWTNIIDNAIQAMDGYGTLTIRTARENDEMIRVEICDDGPGIPEDIINRIFTPFFTTKPFGEGTGLGLDLAWRIVVEKHNGDLRVFSEPGNTRFVVLLPLQAPPPDGESSN
- a CDS encoding LLM class F420-dependent oxidoreductase, with translation MTDALTLKPNLGQYGIWTVTPVTPEQAGQIEKLGYGAVWIGGSPAADLSYVEPILEATENLQVATGIINIWASDANTVAESFHRVEAAYPGRFLLGIGVGHPERTGEYRKPYDALVEYLDVLDAAKVPTSRRVLAALGDKVLKLSARRSAGAHPYLTTPEHTEHARAVLGEAVFLAPEHKVVLDTDAAAARAIGREKVEFYLDLTNYLNNWRRLGFTDADLKKPGSDKLIDAVVAHGSAGAIAARLRQHIAAGADHVTIQVLGEPDNLIPTLTELAGPLGLKD
- a CDS encoding nitroreductase family protein produces the protein MEHQLGLTADEVLTTTRAVRKRLDYSRPVPRELVTECVRIATQAPSGRNRQRWDFVVVDDPRLRAQVAEVWRRGLFAGVPGTGGRHEVSRMTSHEQWQRIAAGLDHLAAHLHQAPMLMIPCVRVASRRELTTVRGQAGAWGSVLPAVWSFMLAARERGLGTAWTTCHLSYEAEMAELLGIDADHVVQAALTPIAFTRGTGFRPGPRADHREFLHWNTWGGTVGSGRKTG